The following nucleotide sequence is from Phacochoerus africanus isolate WHEZ1 chromosome 6, ROS_Pafr_v1, whole genome shotgun sequence.
CTCGCGCCTCAGTTTCCCAGGCTGTTTCACCCAACCCCTGCATACTAGCATGGGCTGAGAATGAGAACCTCAAGATCCTCtaatctttctctgtcttctcccgcccccgccccgcacccGCTCAGTCCTCCCAATTCTGAACCCCCATCCTGGGACCTACCTGCCCCACGGCGGTGCCCACTGGTTACCCTACGATGGTTCCCACTGGTTCAACCCACCTGCCCGAGAGTCTCCTCGCCTCTGAGCCCGGGATAGAGACTCCGAAAGGGAGACTGCAGCCGGGAGCGGCCAGCTCGGGTGCTGTCTAGTCCGGAGCCCTGTCCCCTTCACCAAGTTCATGCGTCCCCGAGGCGGAGGGGCTCTGGCCAAACTGGCATCACGGTCATGCCGGGCCCGCTCTGGGCACCGAGGAGCTCCGGGCCCGCCCGGCCAGTTCTGCAGAGTTCAGCCAGGGTCCTTCCGAGGCTCCTGCCCGCAGGACCGCCAGCGAGCACACAGCGGCCACCGCCGCCTCCTTTTCCTCTCCGGGGGCCGCCCCCGCTTCGCCAGCCCTCCTCCCGCGTCACCGCCTCCTCCCGGACCGCGCGGGGCACCGCACACAGCGCTCAGTCCGCCTGGCGCTCCCAGCCGGGGCGCAGCGACCCCTGGCGGCCGAGGCGAGACCAGGTAAAAGAGGGCCGCAGGCCACCACAGCGCAGTCCAGTGGACCATCTACCTCCCTGGTGCTGCCAGGGTAACTCAGAAAGGTCGCTCAAAATTCTggagggcctggggtgggggtgctgagtGTGAGAAGTGATAGCCCAGATCTTCAGGAGTTCTGAGTCTTAAATATTCCCGAATTGCACTGTCCAATACTAGCCACCAGCCTTATGTAGTGacttaaattgaaatataaattaaacatcTTTAAGTTTCTCATTTACACTCACAATACTTCAAGTACTAAATAGCTACATGTAGCTAGGGACTACTGCATTGGGCAGAAAAGATGTAGAACATtcctatttgaggagttccttggtggtgcagtgggttaaggatctggaattgccactactgtggctcaggttgctgctgtggtgtgggtttgatccctggcccagaacttccataaactgcaggGGCACCCCTCCTCAATCCTATCTGAAAATTCTCCATAGCAATGCAGGTTGCTTTGCTAGCCCTCCATTGTTAAAATGCTAAAACCAAGAGGAAACAGCGAATGATCTCTACCCTAGGAGTGGTGTCTTCTGGGACAGGAAGGACTAGGGGACAGGCAGACAGGATGGCTTTGGTAGGCTTGTGGCTGATGGGTATGAACTCCAACTTGGGGATGAAACTCTGggactcttgttttttgttttttgtctttttctagggctgcgctggaggcatatggaggttcccaggctagggaccgaatcggagccactggcctaagccagagccacaacaatacgggatccaagccacgtctgtgacctacaccacagctcatggcaatgctggatccttaaccccctgagcaaggccagggattaaacctgcaacctcatagttcctagtcagattcgttaaccactgtgccatgatgggaactcttttttttttttttttgtctttttgtcttttaggggcgcaccgggcagcatatggaggttctcaggctagggactgaaccagagctgtagctgccagcctatgccagagccacagcaatgcaggatctgagctgcatctgtgatctacaccacagctcacagaaatgccagatccttaaccccactgagcgaggccagggattgaacccatgtcctcatggatgctagtcgggttcgttaaccactgagccatgaggggaactcctgggactcagtttcttcaccataaaaattgtaatataattgcatttgtatattatataattctTTAGAGGTGAGATTCTGGATACAAAAGTGTTAGACAGATGAAAGGGGGAGGTGGTTGTCTGTGGATTTGTCTCATAATTGAAGGACACTCCTATTAGTTTAAGAGTGCTTTGGGATTAGTTTAAGAGTGTaatgggaaggagagaggcaAAGGGAAGAGGCCCAGTTCTGGGCTCTGAACCTCTGCATGGTCCCAGGACAAGGTCACCTGTCTTGAGGATGCCCAATTCCCGCCGCTAGCTGAGACTTCCCATGCCCTAGGCAGGACCAGCCTCTGAGCAATTCTCAGCAGAGAAGAATACCCCACAGGTCTgcttcttcccaccccacccccttttcccTTCTCATTTGGTGCTACCTCAGGATGAATAGAGGTGGTGACCTCACCAGGTTCTGAGGCAgtctgaggatggaggagggatgATGAAGCCAGGAATAGGAGGTGAGAAGTTTAGAGAGAACGGAGCCTTGGGATTTTCGTATGGTACTGGGTCTATTCTGGAGCCCAAGTGAGCTGTTAATATCCGTGGTGACTATCTAGTGCTGGAACTAGGAAGTCTCTGGGCCTTAGCTCTGTGGCCCACTTTCGGTCACACTATGATGGGTGTTGTAAGGCGTAGGGATTAGGGAGCGGAGTGACATGGAGAAGTGGTAAGCAAACTGTCCCAGAAacactgaataataaaaatagccaggatgttatatatttttttcttctgtctctggCTTGCTGCTGCTGTTTATGCCATTTATCTGTGAGCTGGTTCCAGGGCTTTTCTCAAACAAGAGGGAAATACCCATagcagcagcattttttttttttttggtcttttgtctttttagggctgcacccacggcatatggaggttcccaggctagggatctaatcggagctgtagctgcaggcctacgccagagccacagcaacgccagatccgagccgcttctgcttacctacaccacaattcacggcaatgctggatccttaacccactgagcaaggccagagatcaaacccacattctcatggatactagttgagctccttaaccactgagccatgacgggaactccagcagcatatTCTTTATCTCCCTATCTGCCTGGCCGTTCTATGTGCCTTTGggtctgatcttttttttttttttttccttttttgtgaattctttgtcttcctttctgcCCAGAGTCGAGTCATAATTATAGAAGTCTACAAACCTGAATGACTATTGTGAGATTTTTATTTGGAAGCGGTCTAGCCGGGAGCAGGGAGAGTCGTGTTCAGGAAGCACCCAGCTGACAGTCCAGAGGTGGAGTCCCCACTATGAACTGGGTGCCAGTGGTTCCTGAGGGCTACCTTCGACTTGCATTAGGGCCATAGGGCCTTGTCCCCATTTGAACCATGTGTGGAATAAGAGGTGTCTTTGGAGGCCTAATAATGGACTCCTAGGCTTAGGCACATAGCTCTTCAGTTCAGGGCTTCAGGTCAGTTACCACCCTCCTGGCTCAGTCAGGCTACTAGCCTGGCCTCTGTCTCCCCCCGGCGGCAGCCACAGAACCTGGATTGCTCTCAGCCTCTGGCTTAAGAGGAGGAGTATGGGAGAGGAGGGACCCCCACCCTTCTGCTGGGTATCTACCTCTTAACCCTTCCTTTCTGACCCAGACAAGTCAGCTTCGTTCTTTACAATCGGCTTTGGTAGCTGGGAATTGACATAGGTATGAATTTCGCACTGACTGTTCAGTCCTGCCTCATCCCTATAAAGAACataataaagggagttcccgttgtggctcagcagtaacgaacccgactagtaaccatgatgacgcgggttctatccctggcctcgctcagtgggttaagaatcatgcgtggccgtgagccgtggtgtaggctgcagacacagctcggatctggcgttgctgtggcgtaggccggcagctgtagctcggatcctacccctagcctgggaacttccatatgccgcacctgcggccctaaaaagcaaataaataagtaaataaaagaacatAATAAAACCCACCTTGCAGGGTTGGTGCGCGGTGTAAAAGACCTAAAGTATGTAAACGCTCTCTCGGATCTATAAGTGGTCTTCAGGGAACAGCGCCCTCAGGAATCCAGGAACTTATCCCCAGATCCCTAATTCAGGATGATGGGCTCCAGCTTGTCTAGTCCCCAACCCCCACACCACCCCCAGCAGCGGCTCGCTTGCTCTCACTCTCACTCCAGCGGCCCCAGCCAGAGGTGTTATCGCACCAGGAGATTCACATCCAGAGGTCACCGAAGCGACTGGTTTCGTTTTGAGGTCACCAGCTCCATCACCCTCTGGGTAGGCTGGCCACAAAGAACCGAGGACGAAGAGACACCACCCTCCCGTCACAATGGGGAAGTTCTAGTTGATGCCTAACCTTAGAGCAAGGCTCAAATAGAGTTTCCTTTTCGCCGTCCCCTTCCTATTACAGCAGGCCCTTCTTCCCCAAAGAAACTGAGGCGAGCGAAGCCGGAACGGGGCAGGGAAGAGGCCGCAAGCTGGCAGGGCTGTTCGCGGGGTAGCGGGAGGCCGAGGAAGTTTTGCCCAGGACCGGCTCTGAGGGCCGGGAGCCAATGGCAGGGCCGGGCTGGCGGGAGCGAGCACCGCCTCCCGCGAGCCCTAGGGGGCGGGGCCCTCCCTGGGGCGGGGCCACGGCCGAgggcggggcagggaggcagcATGCTAAACCGGGTGCGCTCGGCCGTGGCGCACCTGGTTAGCTCTGGGGGTGGACCGCCTCCGCGCCCCAAATCGCCGGACCTGCCCACCGCAACCTCGGCGCCGCCTGCCGCCCCTCCAGAAGCTCCCAGGAGCCCTCCGGCGAGGGCTGGGAGCGCGAGAGCGGCGCCCAGGAAGATAGCAGAGGCTCGAGCGAGCTTCTCCCGACCGACCTTTCTGCAGCTGAGCCCTGGGGGTCTGCGACGCGCCGACGACCACGCTGGCCGGGCTGTGCAAAGCCCCCCGGACACCGGCCGTCGCCTGCCTTGGAGCACGGGCTACGCCGAGTGAGCGACCCCGGGAGCACCCTACTCAGATGGGACTCCCATCCCCAAACCCCTCCCCATCTCGGCATCCTGGGCACTGGGATGCGTCCCCCTCGCCGCGCTAGGGGCCAGGAGCTTCCTTTCCCCAGGACCTTTGCTATTCTCTGGGCTTCGGGCCGCACCCACTCCCAGCCCTTTCCCAAGTCGGGTGAGCCTTCCTTAGGACCTTCTGGCTCGCTGACTACCCTCACCCACGCCGCTTCAGGACCTTGTTCCCTTCCAGAGCCCGGAGGGTAGAGGGCCCGCGAGTGATGAGTTGGCCAGTTCTCAGTTGCGGCCCGGTAGCTTAATGACTAAGGGAGGAGAGGTTTCAAGGAGCGAGGGGCCCTTTTAATAGAGGAGGTGGTGACTGGAAAAACTCCTTGGGCTTCCCGACCCCAGCGCCCCAGTTCCCTGTTCCTTTTAccgttcccctccccctccacacccAGAAATAGCCGGCGACACCAGGCGGCCGCCGGCTTCCCcaggagcgggggagggggcctCCCAGAGAAGCGGAAGGGCCCCCTTTGAACACCCCTCGGCGGGTGGACTTGCCCTGGCTAGGCAAGAAAGTGGACCCCGGGCCAGAGCTGTCGGAGTGGCCGGAGCAGCCGGCTTGTATTTTTAATGCATCTGCTGGAAAAGCGGAGCACTGAGGGAGACAGGAGCGCTGAGGTGCTGAGGGTGGTGGCTGGTGACTCCGTGACCCCACTCCCAGCTCCTTTAACTTCCTTTTTGGGAAGAGTTGGTGGTTATGTGGCTCCTGCGCAGTCCAGGGGGGCATCCACTCCTACCCTATTTCAATTCCTCTTTCCTGATCTGGGCTGGAGCACTTATTGCCAAAGCAGCAGAAACTTTCACTGGATGATATTAGAATAAAGGTGGGTGTGCTCATGAGGGTGGGGTGCTGTGGACAAGGCACTAGAAGAGTTGATTGGGGGTCAGGGTGGGATATAGGGTCTTGGCAAGTCAGGAATTAAAACCTCCTTCCCTCCGTCGAGGTCCTTCCACAGCAGCAGCACCACTTGGGAGGTCCCCTTAGCCAGGGACCAGGGGACTGAGGCAGGAAGGTGCTGCTGTGGCCTTTCTGTGAGGTAGTGGGGCCTGACACCCAGACAGTACTCCTTGTGCCTTGCCCtgcctcccttttctttcctctggccTGGTTCCCAGGTGGCTGTGACCTTTCTCAGCTTGGCCAGCAGGCTCCAGAGAGGGTATGTGTGTCTAAGGTGGGAGTTATTCCAGGACCCGGTCTGGTGTCCAACCTGATGTGGTCACTGTGGCCTGACAGGGTCATCAACGCTGGCAAGAGCCGACACAATGAGGACCAGGCTTGCTGTGAGGTGGTGTACGTGGAAGGTCGGAGGAGCGTTTCAGGGGCACCCAGAGAGCCTAGCCGAGGCCAGGTGAGCCCCTACCCCCTTTCCTAGCCTGCAGAGACACAAGTGACACCTCTCCCCAGGGATTCTAGGCATCTGGTTTTAGTCTGAGCCCTGTGAAAGACCTCCCTCCTAACTTACAAGCTTTCTACCTTCTGGCACAGAACCTTTATCTGGCATTGACTGATCCGCGAGATTCTACCATGTCAGTATGAATGTTCCATTTTCCACTTAAAATGTAGATGCTCATGTATTTATTGATGATTTAAGTAACCACTAATGTTTATTTTTGCACCTTTTATCCTCTGAGTTTGACTTTTTCGATGCTTTTAGACACATATGGCCCTTGGTGAATGAGCGAATAAATACGATTCCCCTTTAAGACCAAACTCTGACCTCCTCTCCGATGTTTATATGGATGCCCacactcttcctcttctccctgcataacacacactcactcacacattcAACTTTTCCTCCACCAGGGACTCTGCTTCTACTACTGGGGTCTGTTCGATGGGCACGCAGGGGGTGGAGCTGCTGAAATGGCCTCTAGGCTCCTGCACCGCCACATTCGGGAGCAGCTAAAGGACCTGGTAGAGATACTCCAGGACCCCTCAccacctcccctctgcctcccatcCACCCCGGGGGCTCCAGGTTCCTCTGATTCTTCTCACTTGGTTGGTCCTCAGCCCTGCTGGCCTTTGCAGAAGGAAGTGACCCATGAGAGCCTGGTAGTGGGTGCCATTGAGAATGCCTTCCAGCTCATGGTAAGTGGGGGGCCAAGGTCAAGGGCCTGCCAGACCGACACTCTGATCAACTCTGTATGGGAGTCAGGTGGCCTCAGGAGGTGACCCTAAGAGCCCACGACAGCCTTGAGAGCCTGAGCAGAGCTTGGttcagagggagggagaagcgaGTGTCATAACGATGTCTTCCCCACTCTCTGCCAGTGCGGCTTGCCTGGGCAATTCATTTCGGCAGacatggcggggggtggggtggggtggcggcTGTGTGTCTGGAACCTCCTCTTCATCCACCTCCTCTGACCTTCCTCCTATGTCAGGATGAGCAAATGGCGAGGGAGCGGCGTGGCCACCAAGTGGAGGGGGGCTGCTGTGCACTGGTTGTGGTCTACTTACTAGGCAAAGTGTACGTGGCAAACGCAGGTGACAGCAGGTATGGGGTGGGGGCTTGGAAAATGGCTACGGGGGCGGGAATGGGGGAATAGAAAAGGGTGAGGTGGTGGGTGTTCAAAATCAAAGACTGGAGGGGTTCAGGAGGGCTCACAGACATAAGGAAGGGCCTGACATAACTAGGAGGGGAGGAACACTGGGAGTCTGGGTGAGGGACCCAGGGAGGGCCTGATCTTTGGGGAATTCTTGTGAGGCGGTTGAGGAGAGCCAGAGCcagatcttttctttctctgggcaGAGCCATCATCGTCCGGAACGGTGAAATCATTCCAATGTCCCAGGAATTCACCCCGGAGACTGAGCGCCAGCGTCTTCAGCTGCTTGTGAGTAGGAAGTAGACTCCCTGCTCCCACTCCTTGTTGAATCCTGTGCCTTTCTGTGCCCTGTGTCCCAAGGACtcttcaccaccaccacacaGATAGTTCCTTCCTGGGAGCTTACTGGGGCCGAGCTCATGTAAAGGGTGCAGCAGAGAGGAGCGTGGGCTGCTCCAGTGCACCCACGGTGGCCCCAACTGAGGAAGGAAGTGTGGTCAGAGGTGAGGGAAGGAAACTGCAAAGGTCCAAAGGGGCAGTATggctcagtgcttttttttttttttttttgtctttttgccttttctagggccactcccatggcatatggaggttcccaggctaggggtccaatcggagctgttgcagctggcctacactagagccatagcaacgccagatctgagctgcaacctacaccacagctcacggcaaggccagatccttaacccactgagcaaggccagggatcgaacctgcaacctcatggttcctagtcggagccatgacgggaactcctggcttagtACTTTAAAGCAGTGGCTCTGGAGCTGGGTGCCTAAAATTGAATACAGGCTTGAGTACTTTGCTAATTGTGTGCTCTTCAACGATTTCTTTAACTTCTCCGTGCATCACGAGTGCCTGCCTtaaaggttgttgtgaggattaaatgagttaataaatgttAATCTTAGAACAGCGCATGGCACATGGTAAACTCCAGTTAAGGGTCTGCTATAATTAACACCATCTGTACACTAGGGTGTGCTGTAAACCTAACACCGCCCTGGCCCTTTGCTCCCAATCCTAGGGCTTCCTGAAACCAGAGCTGCTGGGTGGTGAATTCACCCACCTTGAGTTCCCCCGCAGAGTTCAGCCTAAGGAGCTGGGGCAGAGGATGCTGTACCGGGACCAGAACATGACTGGCTGGTAACACTTCCCTCAGATCTGGGACCCGTTTCTGTGGCAACACAACCAGTCCCTCGCCAGCAGCAAGGTGGAAGCTGGAGGCTGGGTCAAGCCGGGAGCTGGTGGGATGTGGTCCTTCTCAGGGGTTTGTGTGAGGGGCACGGCTCCTAGGGGAGAGGGGCTTTGATGCCTGGGTGATGCCTCCTctactcccccctc
It contains:
- the PPM1J gene encoding protein phosphatase 1J isoform X4 yields the protein MLNRVRSAVAHLVSSGGGPPPRPKSPDLPTATSAPPAAPPEAPRSPPARAGSARAAPRKIAEARASFSRPTFLQLSPGGLRRADDHAGRAVQSPPDTGRRLPWSTGYAEVINAGKSRHNEDQACCEVVYVEGRRSVSGAPREPSRGQPCWPLQKEVTHESLVVGAIENAFQLMDEQMARERRGHQVEGGCCALVVVYLLGKVYVANAGDSRAIIVRNGEIIPMSQEFTPETERQRLQLLGFLKPELLGGEFTHLEFPRRVQPKELGQRMLYRDQNMTGWAYKKIELEDLRFPLVCGEGKKARVMATIGVTRGLGDHNLRVCSSTLPIKPFLSCFPEVRVYDLTQYEHCPDDVLVLGTDGLWDVTSDCEVAATVDKVLSAYEPNDPSRYTALAQALVLGARGTPRDRGWRLPNNKLGSGDDISVFVIPLGGPGSYS
- the PPM1J gene encoding protein phosphatase 1J isoform X2, with the protein product MLNRVRSAVAHLVSSGGGPPPRPKSPDLPTATSAPPAAPPEAPRSPPARAGSARAAPRKIAEARASFSRPTFLQLSPGGLRRADDHAGRAVQSPPDTGRRLPWSTGYAEVINAGKSRHNEDQACCEVVYVEGRRSVSGAPREPSRGQGLCFYYWGLFDGHAGGGAAEMASRLLHRHIREQLKDLVEILQDPSPPPLCLPSTPGAPGSSDSSHLVGPQPCWPLQKEVTHESLVVGAIENAFQLMDEQMARERRGHQVEGGCCALVVVYLLGKVAIIVRNGEIIPMSQEFTPETERQRLQLLGFLKPELLGGEFTHLEFPRRVQPKELGQRMLYRDQNMTGWAYKKIELEDLRFPLVCGEGKKARVMATIGVTRGLGDHNLRVCSSTLPIKPFLSCFPEVRVYDLTQYEHCPDDVLVLGTDGLWDVTSDCEVAATVDKVLSAYEPNDPSRYTALAQALVLGARGTPRDRGWRLPNNKLGSGDDISVFVIPLGGPGSYS
- the PPM1J gene encoding protein phosphatase 1J isoform X1; this translates as MLNRVRSAVAHLVSSGGGPPPRPKSPDLPTATSAPPAAPPEAPRSPPARAGSARAAPRKIAEARASFSRPTFLQLSPGGLRRADDHAGRAVQSPPDTGRRLPWSTGYAEVINAGKSRHNEDQACCEVVYVEGRRSVSGAPREPSRGQGLCFYYWGLFDGHAGGGAAEMASRLLHRHIREQLKDLVEILQDPSPPPLCLPSTPGAPGSSDSSHLVGPQPCWPLQKEVTHESLVVGAIENAFQLMDEQMARERRGHQVEGGCCALVVVYLLGKVYVANAGDSRAIIVRNGEIIPMSQEFTPETERQRLQLLGFLKPELLGGEFTHLEFPRRVQPKELGQRMLYRDQNMTGWAYKKIELEDLRFPLVCGEGKKARVMATIGVTRGLGDHNLRVCSSTLPIKPFLSCFPEVRVYDLTQYEHCPDDVLVLGTDGLWDVTSDCEVAATVDKVLSAYEPNDPSRYTALAQALVLGARGTPRDRGWRLPNNKLGSGDDISVFVIPLGGPGSYS
- the PPM1J gene encoding protein phosphatase 1J isoform X3; the protein is MLNRVRSAVAHLVSSGGGPPPRPKSPDLPTATSAPPAAPPEAPRSPPARAGSARAAPRKIAEARASFSRPTFLQLSPGGLRRADDHAGRAVQSPPDTGRRLPWSTGYAEVINAGKSRHNEDQACCEVVYVEGRRSVSGAPREPSRGQGLCFYYWGLFDGHAGGGAAEMASRLLHRHIREQLKDLPCWPLQKEVTHESLVVGAIENAFQLMDEQMARERRGHQVEGGCCALVVVYLLGKVYVANAGDSRAIIVRNGEIIPMSQEFTPETERQRLQLLGFLKPELLGGEFTHLEFPRRVQPKELGQRMLYRDQNMTGWAYKKIELEDLRFPLVCGEGKKARVMATIGVTRGLGDHNLRVCSSTLPIKPFLSCFPEVRVYDLTQYEHCPDDVLVLGTDGLWDVTSDCEVAATVDKVLSAYEPNDPSRYTALAQALVLGARGTPRDRGWRLPNNKLGSGDDISVFVIPLGGPGSYS
- the PPM1J gene encoding protein phosphatase 1J isoform X5; this translates as MASRLLHRHIREQLKDLVEILQDPSPPPLCLPSTPGAPGSSDSSHLVGPQPCWPLQKEVTHESLVVGAIENAFQLMDEQMARERRGHQVEGGCCALVVVYLLGKVYVANAGDSRAIIVRNGEIIPMSQEFTPETERQRLQLLGFLKPELLGGEFTHLEFPRRVQPKELGQRMLYRDQNMTGWAYKKIELEDLRFPLVCGEGKKARVMATIGVTRGLGDHNLRVCSSTLPIKPFLSCFPEVRVYDLTQYEHCPDDVLVLGTDGLWDVTSDCEVAATVDKVLSAYEPNDPSRYTALAQALVLGARGTPRDRGWRLPNNKLGSGDDISVFVIPLGGPGSYS